In a genomic window of Streptomyces sp. SJL17-4:
- a CDS encoding propionyl-CoA synthetase, with protein MGMYEDVIRASTEDPETFWLDAAEGIDWDVAPRRALDSSGAPFYRWFPDGRLNVCFNALDRHVESGRGDQPALVYDSPVTDTRRTYSYARLRDEVAVFAGALARLGVGRGDRVVIYMPMVPEAAVAMLACARIGAVHSVVFGGFAPRELALRIDDAAPKVVVSASCGIEGKRVIAYKPLLDRAIELATHKPQKSVILQRPQEHAELGPDDLDWADLVADSPSAACVPMSANDPLYILYTSGTTGKPKGVVRDCGGYAVALHWSMGAVYDIGPGETMFTGSDVGWVVGHSYIVYAPLLVGATTVLYEGKPVGTPDAGQFWRVAADYGVKTMFTAPTAFRAIRKEDPEGTLAADHDLSRLRYLFLAGERLDPETYRWASALLDVPVIDHWWQTETGWPIVANPVGIEAAPVKPGSPTRPLPGWDVRVLGPSGEPVPAGVDGAIVVRLPLPPGALPTLWNDDDRYIASYLSAHDGYYLTGDSGHIDADGYVFVMGRTDDVINVAGHRLSTGTMEEALAAHPDVAECAVIGVADPLKGQVPRGFVVLKAGTDREPGEVEAELVQLVRDRVGAVASLKDVAVVAALPKTRSGKILRKTMRGIADGRDEPVPSTVDDASVIDALRPVLRRTGHGGAVDHVSG; from the coding sequence ATGGGAATGTACGAGGATGTCATCCGTGCCAGTACGGAAGACCCGGAGACCTTCTGGCTCGACGCCGCCGAGGGCATCGACTGGGACGTGGCGCCGCGTCGAGCCCTGGACTCCTCGGGTGCTCCCTTCTACCGCTGGTTTCCCGACGGGCGGCTCAACGTCTGCTTCAACGCGCTCGACCGGCACGTCGAAAGCGGCCGCGGCGACCAGCCCGCGCTCGTCTACGACTCGCCTGTCACCGACACCCGGCGGACCTACAGCTACGCGCGGCTGAGGGACGAGGTGGCGGTCTTCGCCGGGGCGCTCGCCCGGCTCGGCGTGGGGCGCGGCGACCGGGTGGTGATCTACATGCCGATGGTTCCGGAGGCCGCCGTCGCGATGCTGGCCTGCGCGCGCATCGGCGCGGTCCACTCGGTCGTGTTCGGCGGGTTCGCCCCGCGCGAACTCGCCCTCCGCATCGACGACGCCGCACCGAAGGTGGTCGTCTCCGCCTCCTGCGGCATCGAGGGCAAGCGTGTCATCGCGTACAAGCCGCTGCTCGACCGGGCGATCGAGCTCGCCACCCACAAGCCGCAGAAGAGCGTGATCCTGCAACGGCCGCAGGAGCACGCCGAGTTGGGGCCCGACGACCTCGACTGGGCCGACCTGGTGGCCGATTCACCGTCGGCCGCGTGCGTCCCCATGTCCGCGAACGACCCCCTGTACATCCTCTACACCTCCGGGACGACCGGAAAGCCCAAGGGAGTGGTGCGTGACTGCGGCGGCTACGCGGTCGCCCTGCACTGGTCGATGGGCGCGGTGTACGACATCGGCCCGGGCGAGACCATGTTCACCGGATCCGACGTCGGCTGGGTCGTCGGTCATTCGTACATCGTCTACGCGCCCCTGCTGGTCGGCGCCACGACCGTCCTGTACGAGGGGAAGCCGGTCGGCACGCCCGACGCGGGCCAGTTCTGGCGCGTCGCGGCCGACTACGGCGTCAAGACCATGTTCACGGCGCCCACCGCCTTCCGGGCCATCCGCAAGGAGGACCCGGAGGGAACGCTCGCCGCGGACCACGACCTCTCCCGACTGCGCTACCTCTTCCTCGCCGGCGAGCGCCTCGACCCCGAGACCTACCGCTGGGCGAGCGCTCTCCTGGACGTCCCGGTGATCGACCACTGGTGGCAGACCGAGACCGGCTGGCCCATCGTCGCCAATCCGGTCGGAATCGAAGCCGCCCCCGTCAAACCCGGCTCCCCCACCCGCCCGCTGCCCGGGTGGGACGTCCGCGTCCTCGGCCCCTCGGGCGAGCCGGTGCCCGCCGGCGTCGACGGCGCGATCGTGGTCAGGCTCCCCCTGCCGCCCGGAGCGCTCCCCACCCTCTGGAACGACGACGACCGCTACATCGCCTCCTACTTGTCGGCCCACGACGGCTACTACCTGACGGGCGACAGCGGGCACATCGACGCCGACGGCTACGTCTTCGTGATGGGCCGCACCGACGACGTCATCAACGTCGCCGGGCACCGGCTGTCCACGGGCACCATGGAAGAGGCCCTGGCCGCCCACCCCGACGTCGCCGAGTGCGCGGTCATCGGCGTCGCCGACCCGCTCAAGGGGCAGGTGCCGCGGGGCTTCGTGGTCCTCAAAGCCGGCACGGACCGCGAACCCGGCGAGGTCGAGGCCGAACTCGTCCAGCTCGTACGCGACCGCGTCGGCGCCGTCGCCTCCCTCAAGGACGTGGCGGTGGTGGCCGCCCTGCCCAAGACCCGGTCGGGAAAGATCCTCCGCAAGACGATGCGGGGCATCGCCGACGGCCGCGACGAACCCGTCCCCTCCACCGTCGACGACGCGAGCGTCATCGACGCGCTGCGCCCCGTTCTCCGACGCACCGGTCACGGCGGCGCGGTGGATCACGTCAGCGGTTGA
- a CDS encoding 2-phosphosulfolactate phosphatase, whose protein sequence is MDARFLGIAELTEAPSVAVVIDVMRAYTVAAWAFAQGAEKIVLAESLDDALALKELHPDWVALKDGPPAPGFDAVNSPGLLRSVDLGGRTVVQKTTAGTVGALAVKDASLVLCAGFVVAEATARMLRSRDGDAVTFVVTGEDGRADEDLACAQYIARRATGTATDAAEYLRRAGASRAATELTEGVRRGVHPDDVALCLELDRFPFAMVATPEDGLLVLRPYAVPSPTGEAAA, encoded by the coding sequence ATGGACGCCCGTTTTCTTGGTATCGCCGAGCTGACCGAAGCCCCGTCCGTGGCGGTCGTGATCGACGTCATGCGTGCGTACACCGTGGCGGCCTGGGCCTTCGCCCAGGGGGCGGAGAAGATCGTGCTCGCCGAGTCGCTGGACGACGCCCTGGCGCTCAAGGAACTTCACCCGGACTGGGTGGCGCTCAAGGACGGCCCGCCCGCGCCCGGCTTCGACGCCGTCAACTCGCCCGGTCTGCTGCGGTCTGTCGACCTCGGCGGACGGACCGTCGTGCAGAAGACGACGGCCGGGACGGTCGGTGCCCTCGCGGTCAAGGACGCGTCGCTGGTGCTGTGCGCCGGCTTCGTGGTGGCGGAGGCGACGGCCCGGATGCTGCGGTCACGCGACGGCGACGCTGTCACGTTCGTGGTCACGGGTGAGGACGGCCGGGCCGACGAAGACCTGGCGTGCGCGCAGTACATCGCCCGCAGGGCCACCGGGACCGCGACGGACGCGGCCGAGTACCTCCGCCGCGCCGGCGCGTCACGCGCCGCCACCGAGCTGACGGAGGGCGTGCGCCGAGGAGTCCACCCCGACGACGTCGCCCTCTGCCTCGAACTCGACCGGTTCCCCTTCGCCATGGTGGCGACCCCGGAGGACGGCCTCCTGGTCCTCCGCCCGTACGCCGTGCCGTCGCCGACCGGCGAAGCCGCGGCCTGA
- a CDS encoding cold shock domain-containing protein: protein MASGTVKWFNSEKGFGFIAQDGGGPDVFAHYSNISGNGYRELTEGEAVTFDITQGQKGPQAENIVRG from the coding sequence ATGGCCAGCGGCACCGTGAAGTGGTTCAACTCCGAGAAGGGCTTCGGCTTCATCGCCCAGGACGGCGGCGGACCGGACGTCTTCGCCCATTACTCCAACATCTCGGGCAACGGCTACCGCGAGCTGACCGAGGGCGAGGCCGTGACCTTCGACATCACCCAGGGCCAGAAGGGCCCGCAGGCGGAGAACATCGTCCGGGGCTGA
- a CDS encoding DUF1801 domain-containing protein: MVQSKAEDVDGYLAEVPAPRQEALRRLRELCQEELAGFTESMAYGMPVYERDGSAEIAFAGQKQYISFYLMRGDVREAFTERLAGQDMGKGCLRFRKPERIDFDLVRDLLKATAVRPGTIC; encoded by the coding sequence ATGGTGCAGAGCAAGGCTGAAGACGTCGACGGATACCTGGCCGAGGTGCCCGCGCCCCGACAGGAGGCGCTGCGTCGGCTGCGGGAGCTGTGCCAGGAGGAACTGGCCGGCTTCACGGAGTCGATGGCGTACGGCATGCCGGTCTACGAGCGGGACGGCAGCGCCGAGATCGCCTTCGCCGGCCAGAAGCAGTACATCTCCTTCTATCTCATGCGCGGCGACGTCCGCGAGGCCTTCACGGAACGGCTCGCGGGGCAGGACATGGGCAAGGGGTGTCTGCGTTTCAGGAAGCCCGAGCGGATCGACTTCGACCTGGTGCGTGACCTCCTGAAGGCCACCGCGGTCCGCCCCGGCACGATCTGCTGA
- a CDS encoding metalloregulator ArsR/SmtB family transcription factor, which translates to MGHGVNAPDSSAEPRTRLTPENAQQVATTLQALSTPSRLLILARLREGPCAATELAAAVGMEQSACSHQLRLLRNLGLVTGTREGRSVVYALHDDHVAGLLDQALYHVEHLRLGMTDAAAAMR; encoded by the coding sequence ATGGGCCACGGAGTGAACGCACCGGACAGCAGCGCGGAACCGCGCACCCGTCTGACCCCCGAGAACGCCCAGCAGGTCGCCACCACGCTCCAGGCACTGTCCACCCCGTCGCGGCTGCTGATCCTGGCCCGCCTGCGGGAAGGGCCGTGCGCGGCGACCGAACTGGCGGCGGCCGTGGGAATGGAACAGTCGGCCTGCTCCCACCAGTTGCGCCTGTTGCGCAACCTCGGCCTCGTCACCGGCACCCGCGAGGGCCGCTCCGTCGTCTACGCGCTCCACGACGACCACGTCGCGGGCCTCCTCGACCAGGCGCTGTACCACGTGGAACACCTGCGCCTCGGCATGACCGACGCGGCCGCGGCGATGCGCTGA
- a CDS encoding heavy metal translocating P-type ATPase — MASTLTTPARPSTEPPAVRRRTRVLALPEARWALAALVLFLIGLPLDLLGAPAWTWGPLFAAAYLTGGWEPAWEGLKALKDKTLDVDLLMVVAALGAAAIGQVLDGALLIVIFATSGALEAVATARTADSVRGLLDLAPTTATRLLDDGAEETVATGDLVVGDVVVIRPGERIGADGRVLDGASEVDQATITGEPLPVVKETGDEVFAGTLNGTGALRVEVERDASDSVIARIVRMVEEASATKAPTQLFIEKVEQRYSLGMVVATLAVFFVPLAFGAGPTDALLRAMTFMIVASPCAVVLATMPPLLSALANAGRHGVLVKSAVVMERLGQVDAVALDKTGTLTEGTPRVTAVRPCAGGSDADENRLLALAAAAEYSSEHPLARAVVLAALARGHQLLPAEDFSSTPGVGVTATVGGDTVEVGAPSRLLHGADDGRVADDVRVARAATVPPAATVAASLAAELEADGHTAVLVKVNGKPVGVLGITDRLRPDAAATVAALTGLTGTAPTLLTGDNPRAAARLAADVGITDVRAGLLPQDKVAAVQEQERAGRKVLVIGDGVNDAPALAAAHTGVAMGRAGSDLALETADAVIVRDELATVPTVVALSRRARGLVVQNLVIAGVFITGLVLWDLVGTLPLPLGVLGHEGSTVLVGLNGLRLLREAAWQRAAETATAGSAGAESLPAETASAEAAS; from the coding sequence ATGGCCTCCACCCTGACCACACCCGCGCGGCCCTCCACCGAACCCCCGGCCGTACGCCGCCGCACCCGTGTCCTGGCACTGCCGGAGGCCCGCTGGGCGCTGGCCGCCCTGGTGCTGTTCCTGATCGGGCTACCCCTGGATCTGCTCGGCGCTCCGGCGTGGACGTGGGGGCCGCTGTTCGCCGCCGCCTACCTCACCGGCGGCTGGGAACCGGCGTGGGAGGGCCTGAAGGCCCTCAAGGACAAGACGCTGGACGTCGACCTGCTCATGGTGGTCGCCGCTCTCGGCGCCGCCGCCATCGGACAGGTCCTCGACGGAGCCCTCCTGATCGTCATCTTCGCCACCTCCGGCGCTCTCGAGGCGGTGGCCACCGCCCGTACCGCCGACTCGGTGCGCGGACTGCTCGACCTCGCCCCGACCACCGCGACGCGGCTCCTCGACGACGGCGCCGAGGAGACGGTGGCGACCGGGGACCTCGTGGTCGGGGACGTCGTCGTGATCCGCCCGGGGGAGCGGATCGGGGCCGACGGCCGCGTCCTGGACGGGGCGAGCGAGGTCGACCAGGCCACCATCACGGGAGAACCGCTGCCGGTGGTCAAGGAGACCGGCGACGAGGTCTTCGCCGGCACCCTCAACGGCACCGGCGCGCTCCGCGTCGAAGTCGAGCGGGACGCCTCGGATTCGGTGATCGCCCGGATCGTACGGATGGTCGAGGAAGCCTCCGCGACCAAGGCCCCCACGCAGCTCTTCATCGAGAAGGTCGAACAGCGGTACTCGCTCGGCATGGTCGTGGCCACCCTCGCGGTGTTCTTCGTGCCGCTCGCGTTCGGCGCCGGGCCGACCGACGCCCTGCTGCGCGCGATGACCTTCATGATCGTCGCCTCGCCGTGTGCCGTGGTGCTCGCCACCATGCCGCCGCTGCTCTCCGCCCTCGCCAACGCCGGACGGCACGGCGTCCTCGTGAAGTCCGCGGTCGTCATGGAGCGCCTCGGGCAGGTCGACGCCGTGGCCCTCGACAAGACGGGCACGCTGACCGAGGGCACCCCACGTGTCACGGCCGTTCGCCCTTGTGCGGGCGGGAGTGACGCGGACGAGAACCGGCTCCTCGCCCTCGCGGCGGCTGCCGAGTACTCCAGCGAACACCCGCTGGCCCGCGCGGTCGTCCTCGCGGCCCTCGCCCGCGGCCATCAGCTCCTGCCGGCGGAGGACTTCAGCTCCACGCCCGGCGTCGGTGTCACCGCCACCGTCGGCGGCGACACGGTCGAGGTCGGCGCACCTTCCCGGCTCCTGCACGGGGCAGACGATGGACGCGTGGCCGACGATGTACGCGTGGCCCGCGCGGCCACCGTGCCCCCCGCGGCCACCGTGGCCGCGAGCCTCGCGGCCGAACTGGAGGCGGACGGGCACACCGCCGTCCTGGTCAAGGTCAACGGCAAGCCCGTCGGCGTCCTCGGCATCACGGACCGGCTGCGCCCGGACGCCGCCGCCACCGTCGCCGCCCTGACGGGTCTGACCGGCACCGCGCCGACGCTGCTCACCGGAGACAACCCGCGTGCCGCCGCCCGGCTGGCCGCCGATGTCGGCATCACCGACGTACGGGCCGGACTCCTGCCCCAGGACAAGGTCGCCGCCGTCCAGGAGCAGGAGAGGGCCGGCCGCAAGGTCCTGGTGATCGGGGACGGCGTCAACGACGCGCCCGCGCTGGCCGCCGCCCACACCGGCGTCGCCATGGGCCGCGCGGGCTCCGACCTCGCCCTGGAGACGGCGGACGCGGTGATCGTCCGCGACGAACTCGCCACCGTCCCCACGGTCGTCGCGCTCTCCCGCCGCGCCCGTGGCCTGGTCGTGCAGAACCTCGTCATCGCGGGAGTGTTCATCACCGGCCTGGTGCTCTGGGACCTCGTGGGCACCCTGCCGCTGCCCCTCGGCGTCCTCGGCCACGAGGGCTCGACGGTCCTCGTCGGCCTCAACGGCCTGCGCCTCCTCCGGGAGGCCGCGTGGCAGCGCGCGGCCGAGACGGCGACAGCCGGGAGCGCAGGTGCCGAGTCCCTGCCCGCGGAGACCGCGTCCGCGGAGGCCGCGTCCTGA
- a CDS encoding LysR family transcriptional regulator yields MNLLRTFLAVYRSGSFTAAAGLLGLSQPTVTTQIRSLERQTGRELFERLPRGAAPTTVAHDLAARVAAPLDALAAATGHDTAPHERAAPVHLAGPAELLCTRVLPALAPLAAEGVRLRITPGLTEPLLDELRAGRHDVVIATFRPRGRALTSVPLMDEEFVLVAAPVWADLVGERLTADGPAALNSVPLITYAEDLPIARRYWRHVFGSRLSRPAAVTVPDLRGVLAAVTAGAGFTVLPRYLCGAELASGALVPLHHPDDPPINTAYLTQRPGRPANPDVTRVRDLLIEAGRGW; encoded by the coding sequence CTGAATCTGCTGCGGACCTTCCTGGCGGTCTACCGCTCCGGCTCGTTCACCGCGGCCGCCGGGCTCCTGGGCCTGTCCCAGCCCACGGTGACCACCCAGATCCGCTCCCTGGAGCGGCAGACGGGCCGCGAGCTGTTCGAGCGGCTGCCGCGCGGGGCCGCCCCGACCACGGTCGCCCATGATCTCGCGGCCCGTGTCGCCGCTCCCCTCGACGCGCTCGCCGCCGCGACCGGCCATGACACCGCACCCCACGAGCGGGCCGCCCCCGTGCACCTGGCGGGCCCCGCCGAACTGCTCTGCACCCGCGTCCTGCCGGCCCTCGCGCCCCTGGCGGCGGAAGGGGTACGGCTCCGGATCACGCCGGGCCTCACCGAGCCGCTCCTCGACGAACTCCGGGCGGGACGCCACGACGTGGTGATCGCGACCTTCAGGCCGCGGGGACGGGCGCTGACCTCCGTACCGCTGATGGACGAGGAGTTCGTACTCGTCGCCGCCCCCGTCTGGGCCGACCTCGTCGGGGAGCGGCTGACGGCGGACGGCCCGGCGGCGCTGAACTCCGTCCCGCTGATCACATACGCCGAAGACCTGCCGATAGCCCGTCGCTACTGGCGCCACGTCTTCGGCAGCCGGCTCTCCCGCCCCGCCGCCGTCACCGTCCCCGACCTGCGCGGTGTCCTCGCGGCGGTCACCGCGGGGGCGGGGTTCACCGTCCTGCCCCGCTACCTCTGCGGAGCCGAACTGGCCTCGGGCGCCCTCGTGCCCCTGCACCACCCGGACGACCCGCCCATCAACACGGCCTACCTCACCCAACGCCCCGGCCGCCCCGCCAACCCCGACGTCACCCGCGTCCGGGACCTCTTGATCGAGGCCGGACGCGGCTGGTGA
- a CDS encoding type 1 glutamine amidotransferase domain-containing protein, with protein MSKILFVLTGTDFWTLADGTKHPTGFWAEEVAAPYEAFTAAGYEVVVATPGGVVPTVDRSSLAPEFNGGQEGADKVAAVLDSLTGLQHPIRLEDVDLAEYAAVFYPGGHGPMEDLSVDAASGRLLIDALNSGKPLAVVCHGPAALLAATKDDGTNAFAGYEVAAFTNAEETQSGFADKAKWLLETRLVEAGVDVQVGEPWVPKVVVDRNLITGQNPASAAPLADRVLKELG; from the coding sequence ATGTCCAAGATCCTTTTCGTGTTGACCGGCACCGACTTCTGGACCCTGGCCGACGGTACGAAGCACCCGACCGGCTTCTGGGCCGAGGAGGTGGCCGCGCCGTACGAGGCGTTCACGGCCGCCGGGTACGAGGTCGTCGTCGCCACCCCCGGCGGTGTCGTCCCGACCGTCGACAGGAGCAGCCTCGCCCCGGAGTTCAACGGCGGGCAGGAGGGCGCCGACAAGGTCGCCGCCGTCCTCGACTCGCTCACCGGGCTCCAGCACCCGATCCGCCTGGAGGACGTGGACCTGGCCGAGTACGCGGCCGTCTTCTACCCGGGCGGCCACGGCCCCATGGAGGACCTCTCGGTCGACGCGGCCTCGGGCCGGCTGCTCATCGACGCCCTGAACTCGGGCAAGCCGCTGGCCGTCGTCTGCCACGGCCCGGCCGCACTGCTCGCCGCCACGAAGGACGACGGCACCAACGCCTTCGCCGGCTACGAGGTCGCCGCGTTCACCAACGCGGAGGAGACCCAGTCCGGTTTCGCCGACAAGGCGAAGTGGCTCCTGGAGACCCGGCTGGTCGAGGCCGGCGTCGACGTCCAGGTCGGCGAGCCGTGGGTGCCGAAGGTCGTCGTCGACCGGAACCTCATCACCGGCCAGAACCCCGCCTCGGCCGCCCCGCTCGCCGACCGGGTCCTGAAGGAACTGGGCTGA
- a CDS encoding SAV_915 family protein — MADALYGDDPEPGEPFPAGRLCVPVRPGTRGCVTRLFRTPVGGRTAVAFTDPARLTAVLGAEQPWIRLSEPALRALIEPLDVRELRIDPVLTAPRPAAASVPLPEPLPRPLTALAS, encoded by the coding sequence ATGGCAGACGCCCTGTACGGAGACGACCCCGAGCCCGGGGAACCGTTCCCGGCCGGACGCCTCTGCGTGCCCGTCCGGCCGGGCACCCGCGGCTGCGTGACCCGCCTGTTCCGCACGCCGGTCGGCGGCAGGACCGCCGTCGCGTTCACCGACCCGGCGCGGCTGACGGCCGTCCTGGGCGCCGAACAGCCCTGGATCCGGCTGTCGGAGCCCGCGCTGCGGGCACTGATCGAGCCGCTGGACGTCCGTGAGCTGAGGATCGACCCGGTGCTGACGGCTCCGCGGCCCGCCGCCGCCTCCGTACCCCTGCCGGAGCCGCTGCCGCGGCCCCTGACCGCGCTCGCGAGCTGA
- the lysA gene encoding diaminopimelate decarboxylase, whose protein sequence is MTTLDTRPRSATTETPPGALSVWPASTTEQPHGGLLVGGVPLTGIAESHGTPVYVLDEAEVRARCRTYRGAFPDADIHYAAKAFLCRALAHWVEEEGLGLDVCSAGELELAVTTGFPAERILLHGNAKSPQDLGTALRLGVGRIVIDTPAEIARIAAAVGTGGRQKVMVRVTPGISAGGHRKIRTGSDDQKFGLSLRDGHAQHAIARILNQPQLELTGIHCHLGSQITDVKPYLVAVRRLVGLMARVRDTHGVTLPELDLGGGHGIAYRPGEPALDVTALARKVRAALAESCAAAGLPVPRLVIEPGRAVSGPAGVAVYRVLAVKRTPGRTFVAVDGGMSDNPRPALYGVRYAPRLIGRRSAADSESVTVVGRHCEAGDILAEDVRLPADTHPGDLLAVPVAGAYHLSMASSYNLVGRPPVVAVLDGHARLLVRRETLEDLRARDVGL, encoded by the coding sequence ATGACCACGCTCGACACCCGGCCCCGCTCCGCGACCACCGAAACCCCTCCCGGCGCGCTCTCCGTCTGGCCCGCGTCCACCACCGAGCAGCCCCACGGCGGCCTCCTCGTCGGCGGGGTGCCCCTCACCGGGATCGCCGAGAGCCACGGCACCCCCGTGTACGTCCTCGACGAGGCCGAGGTACGCGCACGCTGCCGCACCTACCGCGGCGCCTTCCCCGACGCCGACATCCACTACGCGGCCAAGGCCTTCCTGTGCCGCGCCCTCGCCCACTGGGTGGAGGAGGAGGGACTCGGCCTGGACGTGTGCTCCGCCGGTGAGCTGGAACTCGCCGTCACCACCGGCTTCCCCGCCGAACGGATCCTGCTCCACGGCAACGCCAAATCGCCGCAGGACCTGGGCACCGCACTACGACTCGGCGTGGGCCGGATCGTCATCGACACCCCCGCCGAGATCGCGCGCATCGCCGCCGCGGTCGGTACCGGGGGCCGTCAGAAGGTCATGGTCCGCGTGACGCCCGGGATCAGCGCGGGCGGCCACCGGAAGATCCGTACCGGCTCCGACGACCAGAAGTTCGGCCTCTCCCTCCGGGACGGCCACGCCCAGCACGCGATCGCCCGGATCCTGAACCAGCCGCAGCTCGAACTCACCGGGATCCACTGCCACCTGGGGTCGCAGATCACGGACGTCAAGCCGTATCTCGTGGCCGTACGGCGGCTCGTCGGCCTCATGGCCAGGGTCCGCGACACCCACGGGGTCACCCTGCCGGAGCTCGACCTCGGCGGCGGTCACGGCATCGCGTACCGCCCCGGCGAGCCCGCCCTCGACGTCACCGCGCTCGCCCGGAAGGTCCGCGCCGCACTCGCGGAGAGCTGCGCCGCCGCCGGCCTTCCCGTCCCGCGCCTCGTCATCGAGCCGGGCCGTGCGGTCTCCGGACCGGCCGGAGTCGCCGTCTACCGGGTCCTCGCGGTCAAGCGCACGCCCGGTCGGACCTTCGTGGCGGTGGACGGCGGGATGAGCGACAACCCGCGACCCGCGCTGTACGGGGTGCGCTACGCCCCGCGCCTGATCGGCCGGCGTTCGGCGGCCGACAGCGAGAGCGTGACGGTCGTCGGCCGCCACTGCGAGGCCGGTGACATCCTGGCCGAGGACGTGCGGCTGCCCGCCGACACCCACCCGGGCGACCTGCTCGCGGTACCGGTGGCCGGCGCGTACCACCTCTCGATGGCCTCCTCGTACAACCTCGTGGGCCGTCCTCCGGTCGTCGCCGTGCTCGACGGTCATGCGCGACTCCTGGTGCGCAGGGAGACGCTGGAGGACCTCCGGGCCCGGGACGTCGGCCTGTAG
- a CDS encoding maleylpyruvate isomerase family mycothiol-dependent enzyme codes for MVGRVGGVGVLPEGLAAAIRGTAEDIATVLRATPGADGAGLPVPRSIWTLGEAAAHLAQANALMADLAAGHERRHGDGTPGSLADANARALAGFEERAPGPLAEMITAQAEAFLVSVEDRDPEELLSTPLGAMRPAVLGSYLLTHMLGHGYDLARAVGRPHMLDAHRVDLTLPFMIEAMPRVTDPAAVEGLTARFAVRLRSGPAFGVLVTDGAVEVTHEPPRRPDCTLLTEPVAFLLLGLGRIDPWPVIARGKALGWGRRPWLAPRFPRLFRAP; via the coding sequence ATGGTGGGACGAGTGGGCGGGGTCGGCGTGCTGCCCGAGGGGCTCGCGGCGGCGATACGGGGGACGGCGGAGGACATCGCCACGGTGCTGCGCGCGACCCCCGGCGCGGACGGCGCCGGACTGCCCGTGCCCCGCTCCATCTGGACCCTCGGGGAGGCCGCCGCCCACCTGGCGCAGGCGAACGCGCTCATGGCCGACCTGGCCGCCGGACACGAGCGCCGCCATGGCGACGGCACTCCCGGGAGCCTCGCCGACGCCAACGCACGCGCGCTCGCCGGATTCGAGGAGCGGGCGCCGGGCCCGCTCGCCGAGATGATCACCGCCCAGGCCGAGGCCTTCCTCGTGTCCGTGGAGGACCGGGACCCGGAGGAGCTCCTCTCCACCCCGCTCGGCGCCATGCGTCCGGCCGTCCTCGGCTCGTACCTCCTGACACACATGCTCGGACACGGCTACGACCTGGCCCGCGCCGTCGGCCGCCCCCACATGCTGGACGCGCACCGGGTCGACCTCACCCTGCCGTTCATGATCGAGGCGATGCCCCGGGTGACCGACCCGGCCGCCGTGGAGGGTCTGACGGCCCGCTTCGCGGTACGGCTCCGGAGCGGCCCGGCCTTCGGCGTCCTCGTCACGGACGGGGCCGTCGAGGTCACCCACGAGCCGCCCCGACGTCCGGACTGCACCCTCCTCACGGAGCCGGTCGCCTTCCTCCTCCTCGGCCTGGGCCGGATCGACCCCTGGCCCGTGATCGCCCGGGGCAAGGCGCTCGGCTGGGGCCGCAGGCCCTGGCTCGCTCCCCGCTTCCCGCGCCTCTTCCGGGCCCCGTAG
- a CDS encoding DUF1876 domain-containing protein, producing MTRTLEWTVGVELVEEDGTTKAEARLLTGNSTLTGHGSARCNPSDVDVPAIGDELAASRAMKDLAGKLMREANREMEAVGAGTVPQHTGPGYGWPEAVS from the coding sequence ATGACCCGCACCCTGGAGTGGACGGTCGGCGTGGAGCTGGTCGAGGAGGACGGCACGACCAAGGCCGAGGCCCGGCTCCTGACCGGCAACTCGACCCTCACGGGTCACGGCTCCGCCCGCTGCAACCCGTCGGACGTCGACGTTCCGGCGATCGGTGACGAACTCGCGGCGAGCCGGGCGATGAAGGACCTGGCCGGCAAGCTCATGCGCGAGGCCAACCGGGAGATGGAGGCGGTGGGCGCCGGGACCGTACCCCAGCACACCGGACCCGGCTACGGCTGGCCGGAGGCGGTCTCCTGA